Genomic window (Nicotiana sylvestris chromosome 7, ASM39365v2, whole genome shotgun sequence):
AATCTAAAATCGAACAATAGAGGCAAATTTGATTATTATCCCTTTATATAATGATAATAGATTGTTTAATATTGCAGATTCTTTGAAACTCATTTTTAATTAGTTATGATCTTATTATTGGGGAGTCGGACTGGTGTTAAAATATCCACAAGAAGGTACGGAGTTGCGACTGGCGAGAGAGTTGGGAGAGATGAGGTTGAGCTTCATTCGACCCATCTCATGTTGCGCTGTTTGTCTAGCAACCTCAGTCAAACCTCAAACACCGCTATTTCTAAAGCCACCTATCTTCAAAACAACCTTATCAGACCTCAAGAAATGGCACCTTTGGGCTAAATCCCTAGCTTCTTCTGTGGGTTCCACTTTCTTGGACCTAGACAATGGTCCAGACTCCGACCTGTTGCTCCGAGAGCTAAATTGGCTCGTTGAAGATGCACTCGAACAACCCAAATCACTCTCACACCAAACCCACAACAATTATAACGATAATGCCACCCCAGTTTCAATCAGGACATCTTTAGAAGAACTATATACGTTGTGGAAACAAAGGGTAGAAGAAAGAAGGCCGTTTCAGTATGTGGTGGGTTGTGAGCATTGGAGGGATTTGGTTTTGAGTGTAGAAGAAGGGGTTTTAATACCAAGGCCTGAGACCGAGCTGATTGTGGACCTTGTAGAAGATTCTATTAAGGAGAATGAGGAGTTAAGGGAAGGCCTATGGGCTGATTTAGGGACTGGAAGTGGTGCACTTGCTATTGGGATTGCAAGGATTTTGAGTAATTCTGGTAGAGTTGTTGCTACTGACATAAgccctgttgctgctgctgttgcatCTTATAATGTGCAGAGGTATGGTTTGGAGGTTagtgttttcttcaattttgtttaTTGGCTCTTTTTGTTTGAGACTTTTAAGTCGAATTTCTCAAGTTGGTTGATCTTTAAAGCTAACTGAATCAATTTCGACTTTTATAAGTGTGCAGTATTGGTTAGTCTTGCAAATGTATGACGTTGGCCTCAGATGAATCTAAGTAGTATAATAAACATGGTCAGTGGGAATTCATATAGCCGACCCTAACTTGTTTGGGACTAAGGACTAGTTGTTGTGGTTAGTCTAGCAAAAATGGTGATTCTTAAAATCTCTAGTTGGAGGTTAGTgttttgttctgttttgtttACTGGCTCTTAATATGCTTCTTGTTTGACGTTAAAGCTAATTGAATCAATTTCGACTTTAAAAGGCTTGCAGTATTAGTTAGTCTTGCAAATGTATGATGTTGGCCTCAGATGAATCTAAATAGTACTCCATCcttttcaatttagatgaggtagtttgactcggcacggagttaaagaaaaaaaaaacgtttGAAACTTGTGGTATTAAAAGGTGAAGGGGTAAAAactttgtggggccatgacatttatgtggttataaaagcttttcattaagggtaaaatgggtaaaatgaagagtttaaagttgaattatttccaaatttagaaatgtatcatttattttggaacagactaaaaagtaAAGAACCTCATCTAATTTGAAAAGGAGGGACTAGTAGACATGGTCAATGGGAATTCATATAGCCGTCCCAAACTTGTTTGAGACTTGGTTAGTCTAAACAAAGTGGTGAGTCTTAAAATCTTTGTGGCTGAAGAAAGATGAGAATttgggttttcttgataaaaaaaaattcagaattTTCTATAGAATTAGTGAATTGTACATTTTCTTGTATTGTGTATGGCAGGAAAAAGTGTTGGTAAAGCAAGGATCCTGGTTTGAGCCATTGAGAGAAGATGATGAAGGAGAATTTGTGGGACTGGTTAGTAATCCACCATATATTCCAAACAAAGATATTGATGGGCTACAAGCTGAAGTGGCTAGACATGAACCTAGACTAGCGTTGGATGGCGGAGTAAGTGGTATGAATGATCTTATCCATCTTTGTGATGGGGCTGTTTCAATGTTGAAACCTGGTGGTTTCTTTGCATTTGAGGTAACCAACCACTCATATATGAGTAAACATGATTTTGAGCATGTCTTCTTTGATACTTGGCAAAATGGGTTCAGGGCCACTTAAATTTGTACCCATTTGTCAACACGGTAAATAAACTTATAATTTTCCCATTTTAAGGCTTCTACTTGAGAAAATAACTACTAATAAATACTTTTGACCGTTGACCGTGCCTATGTGAAATCGATGTAGCTGACATGGCCACATTGAGTGAAAATCACGTTGTCAAAGCGCGTAGATAGAAttgtttttattaaaaaatattagattcagaaaaaaaatataaatgaaaaagaaaaagaaaaaacctaTCCCTCTCTCCTTCTCGTTGGTGGACTATCGACAGAGCTAcggtggaaaaaaagagaaagaaaaataagcTAAAAATctaataaactattttttttcaaaatgtggGACCCAAAAACTCCACATGTCATATAATAAAGATCAAGCATGTGACATGGCATTCGTGTCAGAGCAATTGATGAACACGTTATGTGACATGGCATGGCATTCGTGTCAGAGCAATTGATGAACATGTTCAATACAAAATGCTTATTAGTAGTCATTTTCTCAAGTAGAGGTGTTAGAAGGGAAAGATTATAAGTTTGTTTACCGGTTGACAAATGGGTGCAAGTTTAGGTGGCTCCGAGGCCATTTTGCCTTGATACTTGCATTGCAAAAGCTTCTCTCTTTTTATTTGCTTATTAATGCTCTTCATCATGGTGCTGCAGACAAATGGTGAAGAACAGAGCAAATTCTTAGTCCAGTATATTGAGACTAAGAAGCAAGACAGCTTTTCTAAAGTGAAGATGATATCAGATTTTGCTGGCATCCACAGATT
Coding sequences:
- the LOC104225808 gene encoding uncharacterized protein, yielding MRLSFIRPISCCAVCLATSVKPQTPLFLKPPIFKTTLSDLKKWHLWAKSLASSVGSTFLDLDNGPDSDLLLRELNWLVEDALEQPKSLSHQTHNNYNDNATPVSIRTSLEELYTLWKQRVEERRPFQYVVGCEHWRDLVLSVEEGVLIPRPETELIVDLVEDSIKENEELREGLWADLGTGSGALAIGIARILSNSGRVVATDISPVAAAVASYNVQRYGLEEKVLVKQGSWFEPLREDDEGEFVGLVSNPPYIPNKDIDGLQAEVARHEPRLALDGGVSGMNDLIHLCDGAVSMLKPGGFFAFETNGEEQSKFLVQYIETKKQDSFSKVKMISDFAGIHRFITGFRGR